The following are from one region of the Qipengyuania flava genome:
- the gcvPA gene encoding aminomethyl-transferring glycine dehydrogenase subunit GcvPA, protein MRYLPLTDTDRSAMLDVIGAADIDSLFVDVPEEARLSGPIEGLPMHASEMAVEKHMRRLSKKNLAAADAAFFLGAGAYKHHVPASVDHIIQRGEFLTAYTPYQPEIAQGTLQMLFEFQTQVARLYGCAVANASMYDGSTACWEAVAMASRVARGKKRKVVLSGALHPHYAEVVKTMAKFTEDEIASAPPSLTPAPDDDGLIARIDEDTSCVVVQYPDILGRLPDLARIADAAHEKGALLIAVNTEPVALGAIKSPGELGADIVVGEGQSIGVGLNFGGPYLGLFAVRDEKHVRMMPGRLCGETVDAEGKRGFVLTLSTREQHIRREKATSNICTNSGLCALAFSVHMTLLGEKGLRALATENHRLACLAADRLAKVPGVKLLNEAFFNEFTVLLDGDARQIVRDLTKQNVLAGVSLGRLFPGNEGLSNGLLVAVTETTTEEDIETLASALEEVLA, encoded by the coding sequence ATGCGTTACCTACCCCTGACCGATACCGACCGTTCGGCGATGCTCGACGTGATCGGCGCTGCCGATATCGACTCGCTCTTCGTCGATGTGCCCGAAGAAGCGCGGCTCTCCGGCCCGATCGAGGGCCTGCCGATGCACGCATCCGAAATGGCGGTCGAAAAGCACATGCGGCGGCTCTCGAAGAAGAACCTTGCGGCAGCAGACGCGGCGTTCTTCCTTGGCGCAGGGGCCTACAAGCATCATGTTCCGGCCAGTGTCGACCACATCATCCAGCGCGGCGAGTTCCTGACCGCCTACACGCCCTACCAGCCGGAAATCGCGCAGGGCACGCTGCAGATGCTGTTCGAATTCCAGACGCAAGTCGCGCGGCTCTATGGCTGCGCGGTGGCGAATGCGAGCATGTACGATGGCTCGACCGCCTGCTGGGAAGCGGTGGCGATGGCGAGCCGCGTCGCGCGCGGGAAGAAGCGCAAGGTCGTGCTCTCGGGCGCGCTGCACCCGCACTACGCCGAGGTCGTGAAGACTATGGCCAAGTTCACCGAGGACGAGATCGCCAGCGCTCCGCCCAGCCTGACTCCGGCGCCCGATGACGATGGCCTCATCGCCCGGATCGACGAGGACACGAGTTGCGTCGTCGTCCAGTATCCCGATATCCTCGGCCGCCTGCCCGACCTCGCCCGTATCGCGGACGCCGCGCATGAGAAGGGCGCGCTGCTGATCGCGGTGAACACCGAACCCGTGGCGCTGGGCGCGATCAAATCGCCGGGCGAACTGGGCGCGGATATCGTCGTCGGCGAAGGCCAGTCGATCGGCGTGGGCCTCAATTTCGGCGGGCCGTACCTGGGGCTCTTCGCCGTGCGCGATGAAAAGCACGTCCGCATGATGCCAGGCCGACTGTGCGGCGAAACCGTGGACGCGGAGGGCAAGCGCGGTTTCGTGCTGACGCTTTCCACCCGCGAGCAGCACATCCGCCGCGAGAAGGCGACCTCGAACATCTGCACCAATTCGGGCCTCTGCGCGCTTGCCTTCAGCGTCCACATGACGCTGCTCGGGGAAAAGGGCCTGCGCGCCCTCGCGACGGAGAACCACCGCCTGGCCTGCCTCGCTGCCGATCGCCTTGCAAAGGTGCCGGGCGTGAAGCTGCTGAACGAGGCCTTCTTCAACGAGTTTACCGTCCTGCTCGACGGCGATGCACGCCAGATCGTGCGCGACCTCACGAAGCAGAACGTGCTGGCCGGCGTCTCGCTCGGCCGCCTGTTCCCTGGCAACGAGGGGCTGTCGAACGGCCTGCTCGTCGCCGTGACCGAAACGACCACCGAGGAGGACATCGAAACCCTTGCCTCCGCGCTTGAGGAGGTGCTGGCATGA
- the gcvPB gene encoding aminomethyl-transferring glycine dehydrogenase subunit GcvPB produces MHGPDTATGNRALMLEEPLIFEIGSTDTTGVDFEFAGKLDLAGVEQPTPPTPMSETTSRLGAFSRTDEIGLPGLTEPETVRHYTRLSRQNYAIDLGLFPLGSCTMKHNPRLNEKVARMPGFADVHPLQPVDTVRGALEVVNELAFWLVKLTGMHSVAMSPKAGAHGELCGILCIRAALEARGDARKVILVPESAHGTNPATAAFAGYEIEDIPANSDGRVDLDALKARLGPDVAGVMITNPSTLGLFERDLKAISDAVHEAGGFVYCDGANFNAIVGKVRPGDLGVDAMHINLHKTFSTPHGGGGPGSGPVVLSEALAPFGPLPYTARTEDGVVHLVEEEDAVSFAEEHFGGPLQHFGRMTAFHGQMGMFTRALAYILSHGADGLKQVAEDAVLNANYVLRSLEDVLDAPFGHSGPCMHEALFSDKGFAEGLSTLDLAKGLIDEGYHPMTMYFPLVVHGAMLVEPTETESKAALDQFITALRSVAGRAKAGDESLKTAPHYAPRRRLDETLAARKPVLAWKEEDVPPGQPTMSEQGGR; encoded by the coding sequence ATGCACGGTCCCGATACGGCGACCGGCAACCGCGCGCTCATGCTCGAAGAGCCGCTGATCTTCGAGATCGGTTCCACCGACACGACCGGCGTGGACTTCGAATTCGCAGGCAAGCTGGACCTTGCGGGCGTCGAACAGCCCACGCCGCCGACGCCGATGAGCGAGACTACGAGCCGCCTCGGCGCCTTCTCACGCACGGACGAGATCGGCCTTCCGGGCCTTACCGAACCGGAAACGGTGCGCCATTACACGCGCCTCAGCCGTCAGAATTATGCGATCGACCTCGGCCTCTTCCCGCTCGGCTCGTGCACCATGAAGCACAACCCGCGCCTCAACGAGAAGGTCGCGCGCATGCCCGGCTTTGCCGATGTGCACCCGCTGCAGCCGGTCGACACGGTGCGCGGCGCGCTGGAAGTCGTGAACGAACTCGCCTTCTGGCTGGTCAAGCTGACCGGCATGCACAGCGTCGCGATGAGCCCCAAGGCGGGCGCGCATGGCGAGTTGTGCGGCATCCTGTGCATCCGCGCCGCGCTCGAGGCGCGCGGCGATGCGCGCAAGGTCATCCTCGTCCCCGAAAGCGCGCATGGCACCAATCCGGCTACCGCGGCCTTCGCCGGCTACGAGATCGAGGACATTCCCGCCAATTCGGATGGCCGCGTCGATCTCGACGCGCTGAAGGCCCGCCTCGGCCCCGATGTTGCTGGCGTGATGATCACCAACCCCTCGACGCTCGGCCTGTTCGAGCGCGACCTGAAGGCGATATCCGACGCGGTCCACGAGGCCGGCGGCTTCGTCTATTGCGACGGCGCGAACTTTAACGCCATCGTCGGCAAGGTCCGCCCCGGCGACCTCGGTGTCGATGCGATGCACATCAACCTCCACAAGACCTTCTCCACCCCGCACGGTGGCGGCGGTCCGGGTTCCGGCCCCGTGGTCCTGTCCGAAGCGCTCGCGCCTTTCGGGCCGCTGCCCTACACGGCGCGGACCGAGGACGGGGTGGTCCACCTTGTCGAGGAAGAAGACGCGGTCAGCTTCGCCGAGGAACACTTCGGCGGACCGCTCCAGCACTTCGGGCGCATGACGGCGTTCCACGGCCAGATGGGCATGTTCACCCGCGCGCTCGCCTATATCCTCAGCCACGGCGCGGACGGCCTCAAGCAGGTCGCGGAAGACGCCGTGCTAAACGCCAACTACGTCCTGCGTAGCCTCGAGGACGTGCTCGATGCGCCCTTCGGCCACAGCGGCCCGTGCATGCATGAAGCCCTGTTCAGCGATAAGGGTTTTGCAGAAGGGCTTTCGACGCTCGACCTTGCCAAGGGGCTGATCGACGAAGGCTACCACCCGATGACCATGTACTTCCCGCTGGTGGTGCACGGCGCAATGCTGGTCGAACCGACCGAGACCGAGAGCAAGGCCGCGCTCGACCAGTTCATCACCGCTCTGCGCAGCGTGGCGGGACGGGCCAAGGCGGGCGATGAAAGCCTCAAGACCGCCCCGCATTACGCTCCGCGCCGCCGCCTCGACGAGACGCTTGCGGCGAGGAAGCCGGTGCTGGCGTGGAAGGAAGAGGATGTCCCTCCCGGCCAGCCGACCATGAGCGAACAGGGCGGCCGCTAA
- a CDS encoding adenylate/guanylate cyclase domain-containing protein: protein MGEGKDDTLLIRGWRNVREAGPRRLALTAVLIVIAVLIARFSWDIPAEFVPEDIRTEGAEHVDLKTPGTGDAERALYDLRSSLLAERIEQDDRITMVVYDDQTLIAARKRSPLDRGMLAEALRVIDQMEPKAIGIDILFDQPQDEDAELIETLRAMETPVSVGYANFATNENDIVYDQQVYLEEFLAQLEGSNARPASIRLDNTHGVTRRWPSIEPGLPPVLGRAMLADAGEEEKTFPGYEGTLRYRHPAFEGEPMYVTLQIDNFLDADLMAIPEVRAMLQEQIEGRYVLIGGDIIDYDRVQTTFSSVIGENPPGLRVHADMIAQMLDEDRRGRVADPTLWVMAMLVVVTAVLTGLLEWGSWRIYVLLVAQFATFIGVPFVMEWQGVDTLGVPAAGWLLGWIIAFSAVVSAARASGAVQRNFAQGALGKYLPREMAEEILEHPQLLSLHGEKKELYVLFSDLEGFTKMSHAIPPEMVAKLLNRYLDMLSDVVLEHGGVIDKFVGDAVVAFWGAPIARPDDGERAASCGYALWQAGEAFREEVAAMDPNLPKIGKTRVGLHFGEAVVGNFGGDNRIQYTALGDSMNTAARLEAANKALDSSVMASREFADRSGLDWWRPMGCVILRGRAKPVELMEPAPDFPKEDRDLLARAYKLAAVGNATAVDIVRDVISRHPADKALENLLYRIQNSGDGGAYVLG from the coding sequence TTGGGCGAAGGCAAGGACGACACTCTGCTGATTCGCGGCTGGCGCAATGTGCGCGAGGCCGGGCCGCGTCGTCTTGCGCTCACTGCAGTCCTCATCGTGATCGCGGTCCTCATCGCGCGCTTCAGTTGGGATATCCCCGCCGAATTCGTGCCGGAAGACATCCGGACCGAGGGCGCCGAACACGTCGATTTGAAAACGCCGGGCACGGGCGATGCCGAGCGGGCGCTCTACGATCTGCGCAGCTCGCTGCTGGCCGAGCGGATCGAGCAGGACGATCGCATCACCATGGTCGTCTATGATGACCAGACGCTGATCGCCGCACGCAAGCGCTCCCCGCTCGACCGGGGCATGCTTGCCGAGGCCCTGCGCGTGATCGACCAGATGGAGCCCAAGGCTATCGGGATCGATATCCTGTTCGACCAGCCGCAGGACGAGGATGCCGAGCTGATCGAGACACTGCGCGCGATGGAGACGCCTGTTTCGGTTGGCTACGCCAATTTCGCGACGAACGAGAACGACATCGTCTACGACCAACAGGTCTATCTCGAAGAGTTCCTCGCCCAGCTCGAAGGCAGCAACGCGCGGCCTGCCAGTATCCGGCTCGATAACACGCACGGCGTGACGCGGCGCTGGCCGAGCATCGAGCCCGGCCTGCCGCCGGTTCTCGGCCGAGCGATGCTGGCCGACGCAGGCGAAGAGGAAAAGACCTTTCCCGGCTATGAGGGCACGCTGCGCTATCGGCACCCCGCCTTCGAAGGCGAGCCGATGTACGTCACCCTTCAGATCGACAATTTCCTCGACGCGGACCTGATGGCGATCCCCGAGGTGCGCGCCATGCTGCAAGAGCAGATCGAAGGGCGCTATGTCCTCATCGGTGGCGACATCATCGACTACGACCGCGTCCAGACGACCTTCTCATCGGTGATCGGCGAGAACCCGCCGGGGCTGCGCGTCCATGCCGACATGATCGCGCAGATGCTCGACGAAGACCGGCGGGGCCGGGTAGCTGACCCGACCCTGTGGGTCATGGCAATGCTCGTGGTCGTGACGGCAGTCCTTACGGGTCTGCTGGAATGGGGCAGCTGGCGCATCTACGTCCTGCTCGTCGCGCAATTCGCCACCTTCATCGGCGTGCCCTTCGTGATGGAATGGCAAGGCGTGGATACGCTCGGCGTGCCGGCTGCCGGATGGCTGTTGGGGTGGATTATCGCCTTTTCCGCTGTCGTTTCCGCGGCCAGGGCCAGCGGCGCGGTGCAGCGCAATTTCGCGCAAGGCGCGCTGGGCAAATACCTGCCCCGGGAAATGGCCGAGGAAATTCTCGAGCACCCGCAGCTGCTCTCGCTCCACGGTGAGAAGAAGGAACTCTACGTCCTTTTCTCCGATCTCGAGGGTTTCACCAAGATGAGCCACGCGATCCCGCCGGAGATGGTCGCCAAGCTGCTCAACCGGTATCTCGACATGCTTTCCGACGTCGTGCTCGAGCATGGCGGCGTGATCGACAAATTCGTCGGCGATGCCGTGGTGGCTTTCTGGGGCGCTCCGATCGCGCGGCCGGATGATGGCGAACGCGCTGCCAGTTGCGGGTACGCCTTGTGGCAGGCAGGCGAAGCGTTCCGCGAAGAGGTCGCGGCGATGGATCCGAACCTGCCCAAGATCGGCAAAACGCGCGTCGGGCTGCATTTCGGTGAAGCGGTGGTCGGCAATTTCGGCGGCGACAACCGCATCCAGTACACCGCGCTTGGAGACAGCATGAACACCGCAGCCCGGCTTGAGGCGGCAAACAAGGCGCTCGATTCCAGTGTGATGGCGAGCCGCGAGTTTGCCGATCGTTCGGGGCTAGACTGGTGGCGGCCGATGGGCTGCGTCATACTGCGCGGACGGGCAAAACCAGTCGAGCTGATGGAGCCGGCACCCGATTTCCCCAAGGAGGATCGGGATCTGCTGGCGCGAGCATACAAGCTTGCGGCGGTTGGCAATGCTACCGCTGTGGACATCGTGCGCGACGTGATCAGCCGCCATCCGGCTGACAAGGCGCTGGAAAATCTGCTATATCGGATTCAGAATTCGGGTGATGGAGGGGCCTATGTCCTCGGTTAA
- a CDS encoding multiheme c-type cytochrome, protein MGSSQRDWHARKGGLTRLLALAVAFVIGASAMSETGSSSAKAQGAGARFEGVATCAGSTCHGRSEGNGAVVRQDEIATWQEPSSASGAHSRAYSVLSSRRGQQIARSLGLGAATSAPACLGCHATYVPQSRRGARFHTSDGVGCESCHGAAEGWLQVHYEKSASHASNLRAGLTPLENPQVRANICLDCHYGSTKTGQFVTHSMMAAGHPRISFELDLFSSLQQHHDEDADYARRKRRTDSVRLWAVGQAEAVARATDLFARPRFGMQGMFPEFYFYDCHSCHRAITDGPNRRLTFETNPGRPIPFGNPPFNDENIIMLSAVSRALAPGAGEDFNAASVAFHRAMGRDRASAQQAAQALRARARALSSALAARSFGSADAYAVIATIASKATAPRFTDYAGSVQAVMAVDTLLNALVRDGRVTVGAAAGIRSDINRAYAAVAAPETYRPAAFRSALGTATSAIGALR, encoded by the coding sequence ATGGGAAGCAGCCAGCGTGACTGGCACGCACGCAAGGGCGGGTTAACCCGCCTGCTTGCCCTTGCGGTCGCCTTCGTGATCGGCGCGTCTGCCATGAGCGAAACCGGCAGCTCATCAGCCAAGGCTCAAGGCGCGGGCGCGCGCTTCGAAGGAGTTGCGACCTGCGCCGGTTCGACCTGCCACGGGCGCTCGGAAGGCAATGGGGCGGTCGTGCGCCAGGACGAAATCGCCACCTGGCAGGAACCCTCTTCGGCAAGCGGCGCGCACAGCCGCGCCTACTCGGTCCTTTCCAGCCGGCGCGGCCAGCAGATTGCGCGCTCGCTGGGGCTCGGCGCGGCCACCTCGGCGCCGGCTTGCCTCGGATGCCATGCGACCTACGTGCCCCAATCACGGCGCGGGGCGCGGTTCCACACCAGCGACGGCGTTGGCTGCGAAAGCTGTCATGGCGCCGCCGAAGGCTGGCTGCAGGTCCATTACGAAAAATCGGCCAGCCACGCGTCCAACCTGCGCGCCGGGCTGACCCCGCTGGAGAACCCGCAAGTACGCGCCAACATCTGCCTCGACTGCCATTACGGCAGCACGAAGACCGGACAGTTCGTGACGCATTCGATGATGGCGGCGGGCCATCCGCGCATTTCCTTTGAGCTCGACCTCTTCTCCTCGCTCCAGCAGCATCACGACGAAGACGCCGACTACGCCCGCCGCAAGCGCCGCACCGACAGCGTGCGCCTGTGGGCCGTCGGCCAGGCCGAAGCCGTGGCCCGCGCGACCGATCTTTTTGCCCGGCCTCGCTTCGGCATGCAGGGGATGTTCCCCGAATTCTATTTCTACGACTGCCACAGCTGCCACCGCGCGATCACTGACGGCCCTAACCGCAGGCTGACCTTCGAGACCAATCCGGGGCGGCCCATTCCCTTCGGCAACCCGCCCTTCAACGACGAGAATATCATCATGCTCTCGGCTGTCAGCCGAGCGCTGGCCCCGGGCGCAGGAGAGGACTTCAACGCGGCAAGCGTCGCCTTCCACCGCGCAATGGGCCGCGATCGGGCCAGCGCCCAGCAAGCGGCACAAGCCCTGCGCGCGCGGGCCCGGGCGCTGTCATCCGCGCTGGCCGCGCGCAGCTTCGGGAGCGCGGATGCTTATGCGGTGATTGCAACGATCGCTTCCAAGGCCACGGCCCCGCGCTTCACCGACTACGCCGGATCGGTCCAGGCCGTGATGGCGGTCGACACGCTGCTGAACGCGCTGGTTCGCGATGGCCGCGTAACGGTAGGGGCGGCGGCCGGGATCCGCAGTGATATCAACCGCGCCTATGCCGCCGTTGCTGCGCCCGAAACCTACCGGCCGGCTGCCTTCCGCAGCGCGCTCGGCACGGCAACTTCCGCCATCGGGGCGCTGCGCTGA
- a CDS encoding heme-binding protein, whose amino-acid sequence MSCGGGGGSSSGGSGGGTGSSGGGSSGGGTPPPSTGGRLFADPAQRSLSVGDVQQIIAQAVGEAQGRGLSGTIAVVDRVGNVLGVFVMTGSPATTRISRRTIDGIAPSGSEVGLQGVEVPTVAAAIAKAITGAYLSSSGNAFSTRTASQIVQEHFPPAASTVGLESGPLFGVQFSQLPCSDLSARMSDGMIGPQRSPLGLSADPGGFPLYKDGVVVGGIGVAGDGVYGFHPDTINRDRDDEEYAALAGTQNFTPPRWIEADRIPVDGTSLRYRDAAASELGPLQTSFGAVNGPAGGLVSVFGYTNGAIRAGVAYGTNASGIRRSTSSEFANPDAYVLVNGAGAPRFPIRGGTDGASISAPLSAAEVRAVLEEAFTVLSRARAQIRRPLDSRMQATISLVDTHGAVLGIVRSPDGPIFGTDVSLQKARTAAFFSNSVAAGDMQAAGPTIARYVTRVRDFLGDGSALTGTFAFADRSGGNLSRPYFPDGEVGTIAGPLSVERPGQFSPFMTGLQTDLIIPNLFQHLGFVISGGGSADTPRGCTQLPDAPGGGKRVGNGIQIFPGSVPIYRGNELVGGIGVSGDGIDQDDMVSFLGLHNAGQRVGGIGNARVEIRADRIVVNVNGRDVRLRYVNCPFAPFLDDPAQNVCEGL is encoded by the coding sequence GTGTCGTGCGGTGGCGGAGGGGGATCCTCTAGCGGCGGTTCCGGCGGCGGTACGGGCAGCAGCGGAGGCGGAAGCTCGGGCGGCGGCACGCCCCCGCCCAGCACCGGCGGCCGCCTGTTCGCCGATCCGGCCCAGCGCTCGCTCTCGGTCGGCGATGTCCAGCAGATCATCGCGCAGGCCGTGGGGGAGGCGCAGGGGCGCGGCCTGTCGGGCACGATCGCGGTCGTGGACCGGGTGGGCAATGTGCTCGGCGTCTTCGTAATGACCGGCTCACCTGCGACGACGCGGATTAGCCGCCGGACCATCGACGGAATTGCGCCATCGGGCAGCGAGGTTGGCCTGCAAGGTGTCGAGGTGCCCACCGTTGCGGCGGCGATCGCCAAGGCCATCACCGGGGCCTATCTGTCGAGCAGCGGCAACGCTTTCTCCACGCGAACCGCCAGCCAGATCGTTCAGGAACACTTCCCGCCAGCCGCCTCGACCGTGGGCCTGGAAAGCGGCCCGCTGTTCGGTGTCCAGTTCAGCCAGCTGCCCTGCTCGGACCTGTCGGCGCGGATGAGCGACGGGATGATCGGACCGCAACGCTCGCCGCTTGGCCTTTCGGCCGATCCCGGAGGCTTCCCGCTCTACAAGGACGGGGTGGTCGTCGGCGGCATCGGTGTTGCAGGCGACGGCGTCTACGGTTTCCACCCGGACACGATCAACCGCGACCGGGACGACGAGGAATACGCCGCCCTTGCGGGTACGCAGAATTTCACCCCGCCGCGCTGGATCGAAGCCGACCGGATACCGGTGGACGGCACCAGCCTGCGGTATCGCGACGCCGCCGCCAGCGAGCTCGGGCCTCTTCAGACCAGTTTCGGAGCCGTGAACGGCCCCGCCGGCGGTCTCGTTTCGGTGTTCGGCTACACCAACGGGGCCATCCGCGCGGGCGTGGCTTACGGAACGAATGCCTCGGGTATCCGGCGCAGCACATCGAGCGAGTTCGCAAATCCGGATGCCTATGTGCTGGTCAACGGGGCAGGGGCACCGCGCTTCCCGATCCGCGGGGGCACGGATGGCGCCAGCATCAGCGCTCCGCTGAGCGCCGCGGAAGTGCGCGCCGTGCTGGAAGAGGCCTTCACCGTACTCAGCCGCGCGCGGGCCCAGATCCGCCGCCCCCTGGACAGCCGGATGCAGGCGACGATCAGCCTCGTCGATACGCACGGCGCGGTGCTCGGCATCGTGCGGTCGCCCGATGGCCCGATCTTCGGGACGGACGTCTCGCTCCAGAAGGCGCGCACAGCCGCGTTCTTCTCCAATTCGGTGGCGGCCGGGGACATGCAGGCTGCGGGGCCCACCATCGCCCGCTACGTAACCCGGGTGCGCGATTTCCTCGGCGATGGGAGCGCCCTGACCGGTACCTTCGCCTTCGCCGACCGGTCGGGTGGCAACCTGTCGCGGCCCTATTTCCCTGATGGCGAGGTCGGCACCATCGCGGGACCCTTGTCGGTGGAACGGCCGGGCCAGTTCAGCCCCTTCATGACCGGGCTGCAGACCGACCTCATCATCCCGAACCTCTTCCAGCACCTCGGCTTCGTGATCTCGGGCGGGGGCAGCGCCGACACGCCGCGCGGCTGCACGCAACTGCCCGATGCACCCGGCGGCGGGAAGCGTGTGGGCAACGGCATCCAGATTTTCCCGGGCTCTGTCCCGATCTACCGCGGCAATGAGCTTGTCGGCGGGATCGGGGTGTCGGGCGACGGGATCGACCAGGACGACATGGTCAGCTTCCTCGGTCTTCACAACGCGGGCCAGCGCGTTGGCGGGATCGGCAACGCGCGCGTCGAAATCCGCGCAGACCGGATCGTGGTCAACGTGAACGGGCGCGATGTGCGCCTGCGCTACGTGAATTGCCCCTTCGCGCCGTTCCTCGACGATCCGGCGCAGAACGTCTGCGAGGGGCTGTGA